The following are encoded in a window of Staphylospora marina genomic DNA:
- a CDS encoding YjdF family protein: MKLTVFFNGQFWVGVVEQWDGNRLKAAQYMFGSEPKDEEVLLFVQKNMLPLIAEAKEHVSVFRKEKKANPKRLARQTAKEMKQKGVSTYAQTAIQREYERRKQERKKSAKERKEALAMKKWEMKVQKKKEKHRGR; this comes from the coding sequence ATGAAACTGACTGTCTTTTTCAATGGCCAGTTTTGGGTGGGGGTCGTCGAACAGTGGGATGGGAACCGACTGAAAGCGGCTCAATATATGTTTGGCTCCGAACCCAAAGATGAAGAAGTGTTGCTCTTCGTCCAAAAAAACATGCTTCCGTTGATCGCTGAAGCCAAGGAACACGTTTCCGTTTTCCGCAAGGAGAAAAAGGCGAATCCCAAGCGATTGGCGCGACAAACAGCGAAAGAAATGAAACAAAAAGGCGTTTCCACTTACGCGCAAACGGCGATCCAGCGAGAGTATGAAAGGCGCAAACAAGAGCGCAAAAAATCAGCGAAAGAGCGAAAAGAAGCGCTGGCCATGAAAAAATGGGAGATGAAAGTGCAAAAGAAAAAAGAAAAACATCGCGGCAGATAA